The following are encoded together in the Conger conger chromosome 11, fConCon1.1, whole genome shotgun sequence genome:
- the hspb8 gene encoding heat shock protein beta-8, which produces MADGEFYPLGNRQRTSRDPFRDPSLASRFMEDDFGMPPFSEELSMDWPGWARPRLSTRLGSPWSGSLRTGFPRTSRSGSPGPSFSSIYNEPRSSPVCVPGEPWKVCVNVHSFKPEELNIKTKDGFVEVSGKHEEKQEEGSIVTKNFTKKIQIPADVDPISVFASLSPEGVLIIEAHQTPPYFLFSSESPKEQEGPQLKPQESPIA; this is translated from the exons ATGGCGGACGGAGAATTCTACCCCTTGGGCAACAGGCAGAGGACCTCGAGGGACCCGTTCAGAGACCCGTCACTTGCTTCTCGGTTCATGGAAGACGACTTTGGGATGCCACCTTTTTCCGAAGAGCTGTCAATGGACTGGCCAGGTTGGGCTCGACCCAGACTAAGCACCCGACTGGGCTCTCCCTGGTCCGGCTCCTTGCGGACGGGGTTCCCCCGCACGTCCAGGAGTGGTAGCCCCGGTCCTTCGTTTAGCTCGATCTACAACGAGCCCCGTAGTTCACCAGTCTGTGTCCCAGGAGAGCCGTGGAAAGTTTGTGTGAATGTACACAGCTTTAAACCAGAAGAGCttaacattaaaacaaaagaCGGATTTGTAGAAGTGTCAG GGAAACATGAGGAAAAACAAGAAGAGGGAAGCATCGTAACCAAAAACTTCAccaagaaaatcca GATACCAGCAGACGTGGACCCCATCTCAGTCTTTGCCTCCTTATCGCCTGAGGGGGTCCTGATAATTGAGGCACACCAGACCCCCCCTTATTTCCTTTTCAGCAGCGAATCCCCCAAAGAGCAGGAAGGGCCGCAGCTGAAGCCTCAGGAATCCCCCATTGCTTAG